GATCGACAGTGGCATGCTGGTGTCACCCCCGGATTCCTTCTGCAAGGCGCCCATCAAGCTGGCCAGGTCGTTCTTTTCGAGCAACTGGTTATTCACCGAAAACACCCCGTCGGCGCTAATGGCGATGTCCAGCTGCTTGACCTGCTGGTCTTCGGCTGGCGAGCCGCTCACCGCTTCGGGCAAGTCGACACGCAGCTGGGTTTCCCGGGTGAATGTGGTCGTGACGACAAAGAACAGCAGCAGGATAAACACCACGTCAATCAGTGACGCGAGGTTGATATCGACGTTTTCCCGTTGCTTGCGGCGAAATTTCACGCTTTGCCCTCGACCAGGTCCACATCACGGTCGCCCTGCACCACCTCCACCAGCTTGATGGCTTCCTGCTCCATGCCGACCACCAGTTCATCGATGCGCCGTTGCAGGAAACGGTGGAAGAATACCGAAGGGATACCCACCATCAGGCCCGCGGCCGTGGTGATCAAGGCCTTGGAAATACCACCGGCCAGCACGGCGGCGTTGGTGGTCATGCCCGAGCCCATGAACGAGCTGAAAATGTCGATCATGCCCAGCACCGTGCCCAGCAAACCGAGCAGCGGCGCCATGGCGGCAATGGTGCCGAGGGCGTTGATGTAGCGCTCCAGTTCATGGATCACCCGCGCAGCGGCTTCCTCGATGCACTCTTTCATGATCTCGCGACCATGCTTGGAGTTGGCCAGGCCGGCGGCGAGGATTTCACCCAGCGGCGAATTGGCGCGCAGCTCCTTGAGTTTCTGTTTGTCGAGCTGCTTGTTCTTGATCCAGCCCCAGACTTGCCCCAGCAAGTGCTCGGGGGTGACGCGACTGGCGCGCAGGGTCCACAGGCGTTCGGCGACGATGCCGAGTGCGGCAATGGAACTCATGATGATCGGCAACATCATCCAGCCGCCGGATTTGACCAATTCCCACACAGTGAATGCCCCCTCGAAAAAGTGCGCCACTTTATCATATAGGTTAAGCGGCGGGGTTCGTCGGCCACAGACCAGACCGTCGCAGCCCGCCGTGTTTGGTAACGCCGAATTACGGTAACGGTTCGCGCCAGAACCTGCGTTGACTACGCGCAACAACGGCTGGTTGGAAGGCCCCCAATTGAACACGCACCGCACCTTGTTCGGCGCTGTCATATATCCGGCTGCCCAGGGCCTGATAGCGCTCCAGCACTTGTGAATGGGGATGACCGAACGCGTTACCCCTGCCTCTGGAGATCAGCACCGACTCGGGCGCAAGCTTCTGCACAAAGGGTCTGGATGAAGAGCTGCGGCTACCATGATGGGGCGCTTGCAGCCAATCGGTGGGCACCGCCAATGCTGTATCAAGCAGTGCGCGCTCCGCCGCACGGTCGATATCGCCGGTGAGCAGCAGCCGTTCGCCGTTGGCCACCACCTGCAACACACAGGATTTCGAGTTGCCACTTACGGCGTCAGGCCACTGCCATAACACGAACGACACGCCATCCCACTCCCATCGCTCGCCGCTGACACAAGGCTCAGTCTTCAGAAAATCCGGCAATCCCTCGGTTTCGCCACCTACCACACGCCTGATGGGCAAGCCGCGGGCAACAGCTGCCGCGCCACCGGCATGATCGGCGTCGGCATGGCTCAGCAGCAGCATGTCCAGCCGCTCTATGCCGGATTTTTTCAGCGACGGTAAGACCACCCGCGCGCCCTGGTCGACCGGCCCTGAACGAGGCCCCGCATCGTAAAGCAAGGCATGATTGCGGGTGCGCAGGATCAGTGACTGCCCCTGGCCGACATCCAGCTGTACCACCGTCACCTGCCCATGGGGGAGTGGCTGCCTGGGTGGAAACACCGCCAGCAACAGCATCGGCCAGCCCAGCAAGCGGAACGGCACCCCCTTGGGCAGCAGCAACAGCACCGCGCCCGCCAAGCTGACCAGCCAATAAGCCAGCGGCACCTCAGCCGGGGTCCAGGCCGGCAACTGCCCAGCCAGCAGAGCGAGGCCCTTGAACCACACCTCCAGCGCTCCACCGGCCAGCCAGAGCAGGCCCTCGCCGGCCAGCGGCACCCACAGCAACGCGGTGCCCAGCAGCGCCAACGGCAATACCACCAGGCTGATCCACGGCACGGCGAACAGGTTGGCCACAGGCGCAGTGAGGCTAATGGGTAATCCCAGCACCAGCAGCAATGGAAACAAGCCGACGGCAATCAGCCACTGGGGGCGCGTCCATACCTGCCAGACACTCCATGGCCCCAGCCGTCCGCCGAACGCCAGGACCAGGACCGCAACCGCCGCAAACGACAACCAGAAGCCCGGTTGCAGACTGGCCAGCGGCTCAAGCAGGAGTACGCCGTTGAATGCCAGCAACAACGGCCACCAGGCGCCCAGATGCCGAAAGCGCAGCCGCCATAGCAACACCAGGCCAACCATTACGCAGGCCCGCTGCACCGGCACGCCGAAACCGGCCAGCAGGCCATAACTCAACGCTGCGACAAAGGCCAGGCCGCACGCCCAGGGGAGCCATGGCAGGTTTCGTGGCCAGCAGCCAAACCGTGCCATCGCGGCCACCAGCCCATAGATCAGCCCGGCCAGCAAGCCGATGTGCTGGCCGGAAATGACCAACAAGTGCACGGTTCCGGTGTCTTGCAACACCTGCCAATCCTCAGCTTCCAGCCCGGAACCATCCCCCAGCACCAGCGCCGCGACGGCGGCTTCATGGGCTTGCGCATCGGTCGCCAGCAGGCGTTGGCGCAGGCTGTCGCGCCACGCGTGGCGGGCCGGTGCCAGGCGCTCACCGTCTTTCACCGAGCCCGTAGCGCCAATGCGCTGCGCCAACAGCCAGGCCTCGTGGTCGAAACCGTGAAAATTGAGCAGACCGGACGGCCTTTTAAGCGTGACAGCCAGGCGCCAGCGCTCCCCACTGCGCACCGCCGGCCCGCCGTGCCAGGACACGCGAATGCGCTTGGGCAGCCTGGCTTTGCGCGACCGGCTGTCGGCCAATTCAAAGCGCACGCCCGTGTCTGTCTGCTGGGGCAACCCCACCACGCGCCCTTCCAACCAACGCGTCTCGCCGTCCAGCGCCGGTCGCAATCGATCATCCAGCGCCCACTGCGCGCTGATGCAAGCCCAGCTCAAACCCAACAGGAAAAACGCCAGCGGGTAAGTACGAAACGGCAATAGCATCAAGGCCAGCACCAACATGGCCAACAGCCAACCGGTGGGCGGCAACGTGGGTAGAAAACGCAGGGCCAGCAACCCCAGCGCAAGCGCGCACATCCCTGTCCTCATGGATCATTCCTTTCGATGATCCATTCAGTCTTAGTCGGGGTTCCCAGCGGCGCCTTTGATGTTTTGTCACAAAGTCTGAATTATCTGTTTATAGAATGCGCGCATACTTGCCCCTCGAACTGACCTGGACCCCTTATGCCCCGGCGCTTATTCAAACGGTACATGCCCGACCCCAGCAGCATCAGGGAACACAAGTCATTACAGTTTCTTGGCACCCTGCTGCATGACCCGAACCTCTGGCACCTCAACCGGCATTCGGTAGCCCGCGCCATGGCCGTGGGCTTGTTCGCCGCGTTTATCCCTATTCCCTTGCAAATGTTGCTGGCCGCGGTCCTGGCGATTGTGGTGCGCGGCAACATGCCGATTGCCGTCAGCCTGGTGTGGCTGACCAACCCGATCACCATGCCGGTGGTGTTTTTCTGCACCTATATGACCGGCGCCTGGCTGATGAATGTGCCGCCGCGCAGCCTGCCGGACAACCTCACCTGGGAATGGATCAGCGGCGAGCTGAGCACGATGTGGCAACCGTTCCTGCTGGGGTCGGTGGTCAGTGGATTGGTGCTGGGCGCCTTGGCCTATTGCCTGACCATGGGGTACTGGCGCTGGTGGGTTGCGCACCAGTGGAAGAAACGCAAACTGCGCCGACGCTGATGGCTACCGCGCAGGCAGACGCAGATGTATACGCAGGCCCTGGCCGGTGTTTTCTGCCCATAGAAGTCCGCCCTGACGCTGGACAGCGTTGCGCGCAATGCTCAAGCCCAGGCCGAAGCCGCCGTCGCCGGGCCGTGAACCGTCCAGCCGGGTAAAGGGCGCGAAGATACGTTCCAGGTCGGCCTCATCGATGCCGGCCCCCTGATCTTCCAGCCAGACATGCCAGTGTTCGCCCTCGCGCACGCCGTCCACTGTGACCCTTCCCTGATCCGGAGAGTGGCGTATTGCGTTGCGCAGGATGTTTTCCAAGGCCTGGGCCAGTGCATTGAGATTACCGCGCACCCAGCACTGCGTTGGCAATAAGCACAGCAAGCGCGATGCCGGCCAGCCGCTTTCAAAACAGGCGTTCTCGCGCAGCATGTCCCACAGCGCCGGCAGTTGAATGTCTTCCTGGGGCAACGGCGCCCTGTCGCTGTCGAGCCAGGCCAGTTGCAGGCTGTCTTCAACCAGGCGCTGCATCGCGTCGATTTCCCGATTCAGCCGTTCGCGCAACTGCGCCAGATCCTGCTCGCTGTCACAGGCCACGCGCAGGCGGCTCAAGGGCGTGCGCAATTCATGGGACATGTCCCGCAGCAACTGTTGCTGCAACTGCACAGTGCCCTGCAAGCGTTCGGACATATGGTCGAAGGCGCGTCCCAGTTCACCCAACTCGTCCTGGCGACTGGTCGCGTCCCCGGACATCCGTGCATTCAGTTGATCGGCACGCCAGGCATTGGCCTGCTCGCGCAGTTGATTGAGGGGCATGATCAGCAGTCGATACAAGCCAATGCACAGCAATAAGGTAAACAACCCGGGAATCACGCCGTTGGTCATGACGCGCCAGAATAATTGATAGCGCCCCGGCATAAAGCGCTGGGGCAACTCGATCACCAGTGACCCGGCATCGGGATCGACGGGAAAGCCGATCTTCAACCAGGGCAGGCCTTTGGTATGACGGCTCACCGGCCAGTCCAATCCGCGCAAAAAGGTCAGCCGCTGGCTTTCCTTGTCGCTCAGCGGTGCGCTGCCAAGGGATTGCAGGTCGTTGCCGATCACACCCAGCCAGGTGGTTTCGCGGTCATTCATATGCTGCAGCCAGGCATCCACCCCGGCGCTGCCCTGGGTGCTCCAGGCCAACTCGGCTCCCGCTGCATAGCCGCGCAGCGTAGCGCGGGCCTCTTCAGAGAGGTACGCACTTTGCTGCTCCATGTAGCGGCCCCAGGACCAACTGAGCCAGATCATCAGCAAACAAAAGGCGATCAGCAGGCACGCCAGCTTCCAGAACAACGAGTGCCTGCTCGGCAGCCGCTCAAAGCCCTTCATCGTGACCGCTCAACACATAGCCCTTGCCCCACACCGTGCGCACTTCGCGCTCGGTGTAGCCGAGCGCCTTGAGCTTGCGGCGAATCTGGCTCACGTGCATGTCCAGGCTGCGGTCGTGCGGGGCATAACCGCGCTGCAGCACGTGCTGATAAAGGAAGGCTTTGCTGAGGACTTCTTCAGCATTGCGGTGCAGGGTTTCCAACAGACGGTATTCACTGCGCGTCAGGCCGGCCCAGTGCGCCTGGTAGCAGACATCGCAGCGCTCATCGTCAAAACCGAGCAGATGCGCATCCTCACGCAAGGGCGCAAGGCTCGGCTGGGGGCGACGATCCAGGGCCACCCGGCGCAGAATGGCTTCGATGCGTACGCGCAGCTCAACCATACTGAACGGCTTGGGCAGATAATCGTCCGCACCCAAGCGAAAGCCGCTGATACGGTCGGCTTCGGCGCCCAGGGCCGACATCAGGATCACGGGCATGGCATGGCTTTGGCGCAAGTGCGTCAGCACCGAGAGCCCATCCAGCCCTGGCAGCAGAACGTCCATCAGTATCAGGTCAAACGCCCGGTCGCGTGCCAGTTGCAAACCTTGCTGGCCATTCTGACACCAGGTGACCTCAAAGCCACAGCGGCCCAGGTGCTCATGCACGTAGGCGCCCAGCACGGGGTCGTCTTCGATGGTCAGGATACTGGGTAGGCCAACGGCTGCGGGATTCATTAGCGTCTGCAAGTCATTCTCAATGACTGATTATTCAAGATTAAAGTGTTACAGGCAATCGCCGTCCGCCGCCGAATGGCCCGAAGATTGCCCTGCGTCATTAATTTACGAGATTCCTGCCGGCGCAAATGGCTACACTGCGCAGGTGGCGCGGGCCGGATGCCCGCGTGGATGATTGATATCAATGTGGTAGCAGGAGAGTGGCGTGCTTAGAAGAATGGGGATAAAAGGCCGCGTACTGTTGCTGACTTTATTACCGACCAGCCTGATGGCCCTGTTGTTGGGGGGCTATTTCACCTGGATGCAGCTCTCCGAGCTTCAAACCCAATTGCTGCAACGCGGTGAAATGATCGCCGAGCAATTGGCGCCGCTGGTCGCGCCCGCCCTCAGCAGCAGGAACGCCGACCTGCTGGAACGCATCGCGACCCAATCCCTTGAACAACCCGATGTGCGCGCAGTGTCGTTCCTGGCACCGGATCGCTCTTCCCTGGCCCATGCCGGCCCGACCATGCTCAATCAACCGCCCACCGGCAACAGTTCACACCTGCTGCAGCGTACCGGCAATGATGCCACTCGTTATCTGATGCCCGTGTTCGGCCGCCATCGCAACCTGGCGGGCGAGGTAATTCCGGATGAGTCCGACCGCCTGTTGGGCTGGGTCGAGGTGGAACTGTCCCACAACGGCATGTTGCTGCGCGGCTATCGCAGCCTGTTCGCCAGCCTGCTGCTGATCGCCATCGGCTTGATCTGCACGGCGGCACTGGCGCTGCGCATCAGCCGCACCATCAATTCGCCGATCGGCCTGATCAAGCAAGCCGTGGCCCAGCTCAAGGACGGCAATCTGGAAACCCGCCTGCCACCCTTGGGCAGCCAAGAGCTGGATCAATTGGCCTCGGGCATCAACCGCATGGCCGAAACCCTGCAAAATGCCCAGGAAGAATTGCAGCACAGCATCGACCAGGCCACCGAAGACGTGCGCCAGAACCTGGAAACCATCGAGATCCAGAACATCGAGCTGGACCTGGCCCGCAAGGAAGCCCTGGAAGCCAGCCGGATCAAATCGGAATTCCTGGCCAACATGAGCCATGAGATCCGCACGCCGCTCAACGGCATCCTAGGCTTCACCCATCTGCTGCAAAAAAGTGAGCTGTCGCCACGCCAGCTGGACTACCTGGGCACCATCGAAAAATCCGCCGACAACCTGTTGGGCATCATCAACGAAATTCTCGACTTCTCGAAGATCGAGGCCGGCAAACTGGTGCTCGACAGCGTGCCGTTCAACCTGCGCGACTTGCTGCAGGACACCCTGACCATCCTCGCCCCCGCCGCCCACGCCAAGCAGCTCGAACTGGTCAGCCTGGTCTACCGCGACACGCCGCTGGCGCTGGTGGGCGACCCGCTGCGCCTCAAGCAGATCCTGACCAACCTGATCAGCAATGCGATCAAGTTCACCCGCGAAGGCACCATCGTTGCCCGGGCGATGATCGAGGATGAGCAGGAAGACAGCGTACAGTTGCGCATCAGTGTGCAGGACACCGGCATCGGCCTGTCCAACCAGGACGTGCGCGCCCTGTTCCAGGCCTTCAGCCAGGCAGATAACTCACTGTCGCGCCAGCCGGGTGGCACAGGCCTGGGCCTGGTGATTTCCAAGCGTTTGATCGAACAGATGGGCGGCGAAATCGGCGTCGACAGCACGCCGGGCGAAGGTTCGGAGTTCTGGATCAGCCTGAACCTGCCCAAGACCCGCGACGACGTCGAAGACCTGCCCAGCGCGCCGCTGCTCGGGCGCCGCGTGGCCGTGCTGGAGAACCATGAGCTGGCGCGCCAGGCCCTGCAGCACCAGTTGGAAGACTGCGGCCTGGAAGTGACGCCGTTCAATACCCTGGAAAGCCTGACCAACGGCATCACCAGCGCGCACCAGACCGAACAGGCGATAGACTTGGCGGTGCTCGGCGTCACCGCCAACGACATCCCGCCCGAGCGCCTCAACCAGCACCTGTGGGACCTCGAACACCTGGGCTGCAAGGTGCTGGTACTGTGCCCGACCACCGAGCAAATGCTGTTCAATCAATCGGTGCCCAACCCTAACAGCCAGTTGCAGGCCAAACCCGCTTGTACGCGCAAGCTGCGCCGCGCGTTGGCCGACCTGATCAGCCCGCGCCCTTCGCGCAGCGAGCCAGGTGAGCCGTTGTCCAGCCGTGCGCCGCGCGTGCTGTGCGTGGACGATAACCCGGCGAACCTGTTGCTGGTGCAAACCCTGCTTGAAGACATGGGCGCCAAGGTCCAGGCCGTGGAAAGCGGCTATGCGGCCATTGACGCCGTCAAGCAGGAAACTTTCGACCTGGTGCTGATGGACGTGCAGATGCCCGGCATGGACGGGCGCCAGAGCACCGAAGCGATTCGCCAATGGGAAAGCGAACGCCATGGCACGCCACTGCCGGTGGTGGCCCTCACCGCCCATGCCATGGCCAATGAAAAACGTGCGCTGCTGCAAAGCGGCATGGACGATTACCTGACCAAACCCATCAGCGAGCGGCAGCTGGCCCAGGTGGTGCTGAAATGGACCGGCCTGGCCCTGCGCAACCAGGGGCCGGAGCGCGTCACCGAAGGCCTTGGCCCAGGCGTGCAATTGCTGGTGCTGGACCATGAGGAAGGCCTGCGCCTGGCCGCCAACAAGGCGGATCTTGCCGCCGACATGCTCGCCATGCTGCTGGCCTCCCTGGAAGCCGATCGGCTGGCGATTACGGTCGCTCGTGAAGCCAACGACAACCACGCCCTGATCGAGCGCGTCCACCGCCTGCATGGCGCCACTCGCTACTGCGGCGTGCCGCAATTGCGCGCGGCCTGCCAACGCGCCGAAACCCTGCTCAAGCAGGACGACGCCAAGGCCATGGCCGCATTGGATGAGCTGGACATGGCGATCGCGCGATTGGCCAGTGAGGCGCGGGTCAGCGCCTGACCCGATTTTTATGGCCGCCGCTCAACCCTGTGGGAGGGGGCTTGCCCCCGATTGCAGTGTGTCAGTCGCAATATTCGTAACTGATACACCGCTATCGGGGGCAAGCCCCCTCCCACATTCAGCTCGCATTTTTTCAATTCGCAAATTGCAGGGAGCTTTTTAATGCGCGTGATTCTTTTCAGCAGCCAGGCCTACGACCGTGACAGTTTTCTCGGCGAACCGCGCCCTCAGGGCATCGAGCTGCAGTTCCAGCCCGCCCGCCTCAACCTCGACACCGTCGCCCTGGCCCAACAGCACGAGGTGGTCTGCCCCTTTATCAATGATGACCTCAGCGCCCCTGTGCTCGAGCAACTGGCCAAGGGCGGCACCCGCCTGATTGCGTTGCGCTCGGCCGGCTATAACCATGTCGACTTGCCGGCCGCCAAACGCCTGGGCCTGAGCGTGGTGCGCGTACCGGCCTACTCGCCCCACGCCGTGGCCGAACATGCCGCGGCCCTGATCCTGGCCCTTAACCGTCGCCTGCACCGCGCCTACAACCGCACCCGCGATGGCGATTTCAGCCTGCACGGGCTCACCGGTTTCGATCTGGTCGGCAAGACCGTCGGCGTGGTCGGCACCGGGCAGATCGGCGCCACCTTCGCCAAAATCATGGCCGGCTTCGGCTGTCAGTTGCTGGCCTACGACCCCTTCCCCAATCCGCAGGTCCAGGCCATGGGCGCGCGCTACGTGAGCCTGCCCGAATTGCTCGCCGAGGCGCAGATCATCAGCCTGCATTGCCCGCTGACCGCCGACAGCCAGCACCTGATCAACACCGACTCCCTGGCGCACATGCAACCGGGCGCCATGCTGATCAATACCGGCCGCGGCGGCCTGGTCCACACGCCGGCACTGGTTGAAGCGCTCAAGAGCGGCCAGCTCGGTTACCTGGGCCTGGATGTGTATGAGGAAGAGGCCCAGCTGTTTTTCGAAGACCGTTCGGACCTGCCCCTGCAAGACGACGTGCTCGCCCGCCTGCTGACCTTCCCCAATGTGATCATCACCGCGCACCAGGCCTTCCTGACCCGCGAGGCACTGGCGGGGATTGCCGGCACTACGCTGGCCAATATTGCGGCCTGGACCGAGGGCCGTGCGCAGAACCTGGTCGAGGGATGATCAGCGGTCACATACCGGGCTCATGATGAGCCAGCACCCGTGATAGGATGCCGCGCCTATTTGGAGGATCCATGGCCGAACACGATTTCCGCTTCAGCTTGCTGAGCCCGCAACACACCCTGATCGAATGCCGCGCCCTGGTGCCTGGCCGTTATCAAGTCACCGGCAATGGGGGCTCGATCAAGCATGGCGACGTGCTGATCGTCACCTTGCGCGGCAGTAAAACCCTGTCGATGCGCCTGACCGTGGAAGGTGATGCGCGTTACTCCATCCGCCCGGCGGGCCAATGGGTCGCCATGGCCCAGGGGCCGAAATTCGGCGAGCTGGAGATTCACACCTGGAAGGTCAATTGCGACAGCTGCGACAGCGTGCTGGAGTTCGAATTCGCGGTGGAAACCAAGCTCACCAAGGAACCGCTGCAACCGGCCGCCAATGCGCGCATCAAAGAGCTCGGCTGGGCCAGCGAAGGCGAAACGCACCGTTGCCCGAAATGCCAGCGGGCCGCGCAATGAAGCGCCTGTTGCTGCTCGCCGCCGTGGGTGCGGCTTTGGGTGGTTGCGCCGGTGATGCAGTCAAGCTCAAGCAGGATCACAGCTACGTGGTGGAATGGATCGGCGAGCGGCCCTTGATGGACTACGCGCACCTGACCGTCACCCTCGGTGCCGATGGGCGCGCCTATGGCAACGGCGGCTGCAACCACTGGTTTGCGCCGTACACCCTTGAAGGCAACTCGCTCAGCTTCGGCCCGATCGGCAGTACCCGCAAACTGTGCGCCGAGGCGTTGATGGAGCAGGAGCACCGCTTCTTCCAGGCCCTGCAAGGCGTACAGCGCTGGGACATCTCACCGATCGAGCAGACCCGCTTCTGGCCCGCCGACGGCAAGCCGATTCGGCTGTGGCTCGAAGAAGGCTGATATCCCCAGTCGCTGAATCAATGGGGATCCAAATGTGGGAGGGGGCTTGCCCTCGATAGCGGTGTGCCAGTCAATGCATTAGTTGACTATTACATGGCAATCGGGGGCAAGCCCCCTCCCACATTTGCTTTTGAGGCGTTGTCTTAACCGCGCAGCGCCTTGAGCTTGGCCAATACCCCTTGCGCCGTCTGCTCACCCATCAGTTGCTCACGCACCTTGCCCTTGTCATCGATGATGTAGGTCACCGGCAGCGCCTCGCTGCGGGGAATATCGAAGATCGCTTCGGGGTTCTGCGCCAGTACGGTGAACTTGATGCCCAGCTTGTCGCTGGCCGCTTTGAGCTCTTCACCCTGCACATTGTCGAAATTGACCCCGAACACGCCTACGTTCTGCGCTTTGAGCTGCTCGGCCAGGGCATTGAGTTCGGGAATTTCCGTGCGGCACGGGCCACACCATTCGGCCCAGTAGTTGACCACCAGCCACTGCTTGTCGAGGCGTTCGGCCGGGACTTTCTGGCCGTACTGGTCCACGCCGTAATCGTTACCGCAGCCGCTGAGCAGCAGGGTTGTGATGATCGCCAATGCACCGATCAGTCGCCTTGTCATGGGGTAATCCTTCGTAAAAATGAACGTTGGCTGCGACCTATCGCCTCTTACGGTTTAAGGACGGCCCGCAGCGCAGGTAGAATACCCGCCACCTTACGCAAGATGCGACCCGCACATGACCGATCTGACGCTTTATCACAACCCGCGCTGCTCGAAATCCCGCGGTGCGCTTGAACTGCTCGAAGCCCGGGGCTTGACGCCCACTGTGGTGCGCTACTTGGAAACCCCACTGAACGCTGCGCAAATAAAGGCCCTGCTGGCCAAACTTGGCCTGGGCGCGCGCCAATTGCTGCGCACCGGCGAAGAGGAATACAAAAGCCTCAACCTGGCCGACGCCGGCCTCAGCGAAGCGCAACTGATCGCCGCCATCGCCGAGCACCCCAAGCTGATGGAAC
Above is a genomic segment from Pseudomonas sp. R5-89-07 containing:
- a CDS encoding TlpA disulfide reductase family protein, which translates into the protein MTRRLIGALAIITTLLLSGCGNDYGVDQYGQKVPAERLDKQWLVVNYWAEWCGPCRTEIPELNALAEQLKAQNVGVFGVNFDNVQGEELKAASDKLGIKFTVLAQNPEAIFDIPRSEALPVTYIIDDKGKVREQLMGEQTAQGVLAKLKALRG
- the arsC gene encoding arsenate reductase (glutaredoxin) (This arsenate reductase requires both glutathione and glutaredoxin to convert arsenate to arsenite, after which the efflux transporter formed by ArsA and ArsB can extrude the arsenite from the cell, providing resistance.), with translation MTDLTLYHNPRCSKSRGALELLEARGLTPTVVRYLETPLNAAQIKALLAKLGLGARQLLRTGEEEYKSLNLADAGLSEAQLIAAIAEHPKLMERPILETADRAIIGRPPENVLEILP